The genomic stretch TTTCACGCATGCGGTCCGCACCAATGATACGGCCCACGCGCACGGTCGCCCCGCCGCCGACAAAGATGCCGCGACGTCCTTCGGGCAGCTGGAAACGCACCGATGGCTCGGCAATACGCACATGCGCCGACGTGGCGATTTCCAGACCGCCACCAATCACAGCACCGGTCATTGCCGCGACAACCGGAAGACCACCGTATTCAATGGCGTCTGACACACGGTGCCAGTTGCGTGAATGGTAAACGGTCTCTTCGGGGTTGCGATGTTCGTGTTCCGACAGGTCCAGACCCGAGCAGAAATGGCCGCCTTCGCCGTACAACACCACTGCGCGCACACCTTCAGGCGGCTTGGAAAAGAAGTCATCCAACGCCGAGATCAGCGCATCGTTCATCGCATTGCGCTTTTCAGGTCGGTCAAAGATGATGGTTGCAATCTCGCCTTCGATTTCGATGCGGGTCACGTTTGTCTTGGCTGAGTTTGCGGCCA from Pseudosulfitobacter sp. DSM 107133 encodes the following:
- a CDS encoding crotonase/enoyl-CoA hydratase family protein, with product MAANSAKTNVTRIEIEGEIATIIFDRPEKRNAMNDALISALDDFFSKPPEGVRAVVLYGEGGHFCSGLDLSEHEHRNPEETVYHSRNWHRVSDAIEYGGLPVVAAMTGAVIGGGLEIATSAHVRIAEPSVRFQLPEGRRGIFVGGGATVRVGRIIGADRMREMMLTGRNYGAEDGLRMGLAHYSVGEGEALPLAKKLAREIAGNAPFSNYLMIQAIGRIGDMSRSDGLFTESLSAAMSQTSEGAQEGLRAFLEKRPPDFRK